Proteins from a genomic interval of Pseudomonas anuradhapurensis:
- a CDS encoding VOC family protein, with product MPAHDFVSPDNIRAQFSAAMSLMYKQEVPLYGTLLELVSEINQQVMARQPEVAEALRWTGEIERLDQERHGAIRVGTAEELATIARLFAVMGMQPVGYYDLSSAGVPVHSTAFRAVHEQSLHVSPFRVFTSLLRLELIDNPQLRALAESILAKRKIFTDRALELIAQCERDGGLNAADAEAFVQEALHTFRWHHDATVTAEQYQQLHDQHRLIADVVAFKGPHINHLTPRTLDIDAIQAGMPAKGIPPKAVVEGPPTRRHPILLRQTSFKALQEKVAFSDQQGSEGSHTARFGEIEQRGAALTPKGRQLYDKLLDATRAALGGVPAEANAERYMALLKETFAEFPDDLAQMRQQGLAYFRYFATEKGLAARDQDDRPSTLEGLIEAGHVHYEALVYEDFLPVSAAGIFQSNLGDDAHAEYGSNANRAAFEAALGMQVQDELALYALSERRSLQACAQALNLGSM from the coding sequence ATGCCCGCCCACGATTTCGTCAGCCCCGACAACATCCGCGCGCAGTTCTCTGCCGCCATGTCGCTCATGTACAAACAGGAAGTGCCCCTGTACGGCACGCTGCTGGAGCTGGTGAGCGAAATCAACCAGCAGGTCATGGCCCGGCAACCTGAAGTCGCCGAGGCCCTGCGCTGGACAGGCGAGATCGAACGGCTGGACCAGGAGCGCCACGGGGCCATCCGCGTCGGCACTGCTGAAGAACTGGCAACCATTGCCCGCCTGTTCGCGGTGATGGGCATGCAGCCGGTCGGCTACTACGACCTCAGCTCCGCCGGGGTGCCGGTTCACTCCACCGCCTTCCGCGCAGTGCACGAGCAGTCGCTGCACGTCAGCCCGTTCCGCGTATTCACCTCGCTGCTGCGCCTGGAACTGATCGACAACCCGCAGTTGCGCGCACTGGCAGAGAGCATCCTTGCCAAACGCAAGATCTTCACCGACCGCGCCCTTGAACTGATTGCCCAGTGCGAACGTGACGGTGGCCTGAACGCGGCAGATGCCGAGGCATTCGTGCAGGAAGCGCTGCACACCTTCCGTTGGCACCATGATGCCACCGTCACTGCCGAGCAGTACCAGCAGCTGCACGACCAGCACCGCCTGATCGCCGACGTGGTGGCCTTCAAGGGCCCGCACATCAACCACCTGACCCCGCGCACGCTGGACATCGATGCGATCCAGGCCGGCATGCCAGCCAAAGGCATCCCGCCGAAGGCGGTGGTCGAGGGGCCTCCCACCCGGCGCCACCCGATCCTGCTGCGCCAGACCAGTTTCAAGGCCCTGCAGGAAAAGGTCGCCTTCAGCGACCAGCAGGGCAGCGAAGGCAGCCACACCGCGCGCTTCGGCGAAATCGAGCAACGCGGTGCAGCCCTGACGCCGAAAGGCCGTCAACTGTACGACAAGCTGCTCGATGCCACTCGGGCTGCCCTGGGTGGCGTGCCGGCCGAGGCCAATGCCGAACGCTACATGGCGCTGCTGAAGGAAACCTTTGCCGAATTCCCGGACGACCTGGCACAGATGCGCCAGCAGGGGCTGGCGTATTTCCGCTACTTCGCTACCGAGAAAGGCCTGGCCGCGCGTGACCAGGATGACCGCCCGAGCACCCTGGAAGGGCTGATCGAAGCGGGTCACGTGCACTACGAAGCGCTGGTTTACGAGGACTTCCTGCCGGTGAGTGCGGCAGGGATCTTCCAGTCCAACCTGGGTGACGACGCGCACGCCGAGTACGGCAGCAATGCCAACCGCGCTGCGTTCGAAGCAGCGCTGGGCATGCAGGTGCAGGATGAGCTGGCCCTGTATGCGCTGAGCGAGCGGCGGTCGCTGCAGGCCTGTGCGCAGGCGTTGAACCTGGGTTCGATGTAA
- a CDS encoding aldehyde dehydrogenase family protein, translated as MVAGLLERLGVAAEAYTQGDYPVHTPIDGSQIASVKLLGKAETIARIDQAQGAFEAWRSVPAPRRGELVRLFGEVLREHKADLGELVSIEAGKITQEGLGEVQEMIDICDFAVGLSRQLYGLTIASERPGHHMRETWHPLGVVGVISAFNFPVAVWAWNTALALVAGNSVVWKPSEKTPLTALACQALFDKALKAFGDAPAGLAQLVIGGREAGEALVDDPRVPLVSATGSTRMGREVGPRVAARFGRSILELGGNNAMILAPSADLDLAVRGILFSAVGTAGQRCTTLRRLIVHRSIKDEVVARVKAAYGKVRIGDPRKDNLVGPLIDKQSFDAMQGALAKARDEGGQVFGGERQLADQYPNAYYVSPAIAEMPAQSDVVRHETFAPILYVLAYDDFEEALRLNNEVPQGLSSCIFTTDIREAERFQSASGSDCGIANVNIGTSGAEIGGAFGGEKETGGGRESGSDAWKGYMRRQTNTVNYSRELPLAQGIVFD; from the coding sequence ATGGTTGCTGGATTGCTCGAGCGCCTTGGCGTTGCTGCCGAGGCTTACACCCAGGGCGACTACCCTGTTCACACGCCGATCGACGGCAGCCAGATCGCCTCGGTGAAACTGCTCGGCAAGGCCGAGACCATCGCCCGCATCGACCAGGCGCAAGGTGCCTTCGAAGCCTGGCGCAGCGTGCCGGCCCCGCGCCGTGGCGAACTGGTGCGGCTGTTCGGCGAAGTGCTGCGTGAGCACAAGGCCGATCTCGGCGAGCTGGTATCGATCGAAGCCGGCAAGATCACCCAGGAAGGCCTGGGCGAAGTGCAGGAAATGATCGACATCTGCGACTTCGCCGTTGGCCTGTCGCGTCAGCTGTACGGCCTGACCATCGCTTCCGAGCGCCCTGGCCACCACATGCGGGAAACCTGGCACCCGCTGGGCGTGGTCGGTGTGATCAGTGCCTTCAACTTCCCGGTCGCGGTCTGGGCCTGGAACACTGCCCTGGCCCTGGTGGCCGGCAACTCGGTGGTGTGGAAGCCGTCGGAGAAGACCCCGCTGACCGCCCTGGCCTGCCAGGCACTGTTCGACAAAGCCCTGAAAGCCTTCGGTGATGCCCCGGCTGGCCTGGCGCAACTGGTAATCGGCGGCCGTGAAGCCGGCGAAGCCCTGGTCGACGACCCGCGCGTACCGCTGGTCAGCGCCACTGGCAGCACCCGCATGGGCCGTGAAGTAGGCCCGCGCGTGGCGGCCCGCTTCGGCCGCAGCATCCTGGAGCTGGGTGGCAACAACGCCATGATCCTGGCCCCGAGTGCCGACCTGGACCTGGCCGTGCGCGGCATCCTGTTCTCCGCTGTCGGTACCGCCGGCCAGCGTTGCACCACCTTGCGCCGCCTGATCGTGCACCGCTCGATCAAGGACGAAGTGGTTGCCCGCGTCAAGGCCGCCTACGGCAAGGTGCGTATTGGCGACCCACGCAAGGACAACCTGGTTGGCCCGCTGATCGACAAGCAGTCGTTCGATGCCATGCAGGGTGCGCTGGCCAAGGCCCGTGACGAAGGCGGCCAGGTGTTTGGCGGCGAGCGCCAGCTGGCCGACCAGTACCCGAATGCCTACTACGTGTCGCCTGCCATTGCCGAAATGCCGGCGCAGAGCGACGTGGTGCGCCACGAAACCTTCGCCCCGATCCTGTACGTGCTGGCCTACGACGATTTCGAAGAGGCCCTGCGCCTGAACAACGAAGTGCCACAAGGCCTGTCGTCGTGCATCTTCACCACCGACATCCGGGAGGCCGAGCGCTTCCAGAGTGCTTCGGGCAGCGACTGCGGTATCGCCAACGTCAACATCGGCACCAGCGGCGCCGAGATCGGCGGTGCGTTCGGTGGCGAGAAGGAAACCGGCGGTGGCCGTGAGTCCGGTTCAGACGCCTGGAAAGGCTACATGCGTCGCCAGACCAACACCGTGAACTACTCGCGCGAGCTGCCGCTGGCGCAGGGTATCGTGTTCGACTGA
- a CDS encoding LysR substrate-binding domain-containing protein, with product MSRQLPPLYALRAFEAAARLSSFTRAGEELSITQSAVSRHIRTLEDHFACRLFVRNGRSLQLTEAARVLLPGVREGFAALERACDTLRGEDGILRMKAPSTLTMRWLLARLSRFRHLQPGNEVQLTSAWMDVDHVDFSNEPFDCAVLLSDGVFPPDWEVRRLFAELLIPVGAPDLLADGPWDVRRLAGIELLHPTPDKRDWRAWLERMGLGDQVSLKGGQVFDTLELGMIAAARGYGISMGDLLMVAEDVAQGRLSLPWPTAVPSGMDYYMVWPRTRPGGERLRRLSRFLQDEAAAVDLPDVQILPTL from the coding sequence ATGTCCCGTCAGCTTCCCCCGTTGTATGCCCTGCGTGCATTTGAAGCCGCCGCCCGGCTGAGTTCGTTCACCCGTGCCGGTGAGGAACTGTCGATCACCCAGAGCGCGGTCAGCCGGCATATCCGCACACTGGAAGACCACTTCGCCTGTCGCCTGTTCGTGCGCAATGGCCGCAGCCTGCAACTGACCGAAGCGGCGCGGGTGCTGCTGCCAGGCGTGCGGGAAGGCTTCGCCGCGCTGGAGCGGGCCTGCGATACCTTGCGTGGCGAAGACGGCATCCTGCGCATGAAGGCGCCTTCGACCCTGACCATGCGCTGGCTGCTGGCGCGGCTGAGCCGGTTCCGGCACCTGCAGCCCGGCAACGAAGTGCAGCTGACCAGTGCCTGGATGGACGTCGACCATGTGGACTTCAGCAACGAACCGTTCGACTGTGCGGTGCTGCTCAGTGACGGCGTGTTCCCGCCAGACTGGGAGGTGCGCCGGTTGTTCGCCGAACTGCTGATACCGGTAGGTGCGCCGGACCTGCTCGCGGATGGCCCCTGGGATGTGCGACGGCTGGCCGGTATCGAGCTGCTGCACCCGACGCCGGACAAGCGCGACTGGCGCGCCTGGCTCGAACGCATGGGGCTCGGCGACCAGGTCTCGCTCAAGGGCGGGCAGGTGTTCGATACCCTGGAACTGGGCATGATCGCGGCCGCGCGCGGCTACGGCATCTCCATGGGAGACCTGCTGATGGTCGCCGAGGACGTGGCACAGGGACGCCTGAGCCTGCCGTGGCCGACCGCCGTTCCCAGCGGTATGGACTATTACATGGTGTGGCCGCGCACCCGCCCGGGCGGGGAGCGCTTGCGGCGGCTGAGCAGGTTCCTGCAGGACGAAGCGGCGGCGGTGGACCTGCCCGATGTGCAGATTCTGCCGACGCTTTGA
- a CDS encoding NAD(P)/FAD-dependent oxidoreductase: MSELRQQCLWEFVTEPTIAAQALAGEHKADVCVIGGGITGLSAAIHLLEQGKSVVLLEAWKIGHGGSGRNVGLVNAGTWIRPDDVEATLGLQQGSRLNKVLGEAPAEVFAMIKRLGIDCQAQHKGTLHMAHNATGIADLEARHEQWRRRGADVELLTGAQCQEYCGTDKISAALLDRRAGTINPMGYTQGLAAAVARLGGKLFQQSSVEGLARDGDAWRVKTARGAVRADKVVISTGAYTEGDWSNLQKQFFRGYYYQVASKPLHGAAADKVLPHGQGSWDTRTVLSSIRRDDQGRLLLGSLGRVDNKPAWFIRSWADRIQSHYYPELGKVEWEMHWTGCIDFTPDHLMRLFEPAPGLVAVTGYNGRGNTTGTVIGRAFAEFLLKGEAGSLPIPFSPMKGVSAPSLRTAFYESGFSLYHAGQCLRVVL, from the coding sequence ATGTCCGAACTGCGTCAACAATGCTTGTGGGAATTCGTCACAGAACCGACCATCGCCGCCCAGGCCCTGGCTGGTGAGCACAAGGCCGATGTCTGTGTGATCGGTGGCGGCATTACCGGCCTGTCAGCGGCCATCCACCTGCTCGAGCAGGGCAAGTCGGTGGTCCTGCTGGAGGCCTGGAAGATCGGCCATGGCGGCTCCGGGCGCAACGTCGGCCTGGTCAACGCCGGCACCTGGATTCGCCCTGACGATGTCGAAGCCACCCTCGGCCTGCAGCAGGGCAGCCGCCTGAACAAGGTGCTGGGTGAGGCCCCGGCTGAAGTGTTCGCCATGATCAAGCGCCTTGGCATCGACTGCCAGGCCCAGCACAAAGGCACCTTGCACATGGCGCACAACGCCACCGGCATCGCCGACCTCGAGGCCCGCCACGAACAATGGCGTCGCCGGGGGGCCGATGTGGAGCTGCTGACCGGCGCCCAATGCCAGGAATACTGTGGTACCGACAAGATCTCCGCCGCGCTGCTCGACCGCCGCGCCGGCACCATCAACCCCATGGGCTACACCCAGGGCCTGGCTGCTGCGGTAGCGCGCCTGGGCGGCAAGCTGTTCCAGCAGTCGTCGGTCGAAGGCCTGGCGCGTGACGGCGATGCCTGGCGGGTGAAGACCGCACGTGGCGCGGTGCGCGCCGACAAGGTGGTGATTTCTACCGGCGCCTATACCGAAGGCGACTGGAGCAACCTGCAGAAGCAGTTCTTCCGCGGTTACTACTACCAGGTGGCGTCCAAGCCGTTGCACGGCGCTGCCGCCGACAAGGTACTGCCGCATGGCCAGGGTTCGTGGGACACCCGCACCGTGCTCAGCAGCATCCGCCGCGACGACCAGGGCCGCCTGCTACTGGGCAGCCTTGGCCGGGTCGACAACAAGCCGGCCTGGTTCATACGCAGCTGGGCCGACCGGATCCAGAGCCACTACTACCCCGAGCTGGGCAAGGTCGAATGGGAGATGCACTGGACCGGCTGCATCGACTTCACCCCCGACCACCTGATGCGCCTGTTCGAGCCGGCGCCGGGGCTGGTCGCTGTCACCGGGTACAACGGGCGTGGCAATACCACCGGGACCGTGATCGGCCGGGCGTTCGCCGAATTCCTGCTGAAGGGCGAGGCGGGCAGCCTGCCGATTCCGTTCTCGCCGATGAAGGGGGTGAGTGCACCCTCGCTGCGCACCGCGTTCTACGAGTCCGGGTTCTCGCTGTATCACGCGGGGCAATGCTTGAGGGTTGTGCTGTAA
- a CDS encoding LysR family transcriptional regulator, giving the protein MSKRLVPSMTALQCFEAAARHLSFTRAAEELHLTQSAVSKQVAQLEDMLRHHLFLRIRRRLQLTPAGSLYLAEVNKILTQVDMSSRYVLTYGEQTEILKVATQPSFGVRWLIPHLKGFGKRHGNIHLDIRNEMEPFALLQGSADVVFFYGQGTWPGATCMELFGEEVVPVCAPELLAGRELVDAGQLAELVLLQSTSRPEAWHEWFLELGLESVSAYHGPRFDTFYMALSAAQSGCGVALVPRYLAAKELAEGSLVMPWNHAMPSAGAHYLAYAEHAAEVPKVRALVEWIREQLSA; this is encoded by the coding sequence ATGTCCAAACGCCTGGTGCCGTCCATGACCGCCCTGCAGTGCTTTGAAGCTGCAGCCCGCCATTTGAGCTTTACCCGTGCCGCCGAAGAACTGCACCTGACCCAGAGCGCGGTCAGCAAGCAGGTGGCGCAGCTGGAAGACATGCTGCGCCACCACCTGTTCCTGCGCATCCGCCGCCGCCTGCAGCTGACCCCAGCCGGCAGCCTGTACCTGGCCGAGGTCAACAAGATCCTCACCCAGGTCGACATGTCCAGCCGCTACGTGCTCACCTACGGCGAGCAGACCGAGATATTGAAGGTAGCCACCCAGCCGAGTTTCGGCGTGCGCTGGCTGATTCCGCACCTCAAGGGGTTTGGCAAACGCCACGGCAACATCCACCTCGACATCCGCAACGAGATGGAGCCGTTCGCCTTGCTGCAGGGGTCGGCAGACGTGGTGTTCTTCTATGGCCAGGGCACCTGGCCGGGGGCTACCTGCATGGAGTTGTTCGGTGAAGAGGTGGTGCCGGTATGTGCGCCGGAGCTGCTGGCCGGCCGCGAGCTGGTCGATGCCGGGCAACTGGCCGAACTGGTGCTGCTACAGAGCACCTCGCGGCCAGAAGCGTGGCACGAATGGTTTCTGGAGCTGGGCCTGGAAAGCGTCAGCGCCTACCACGGGCCGCGCTTCGATACGTTCTACATGGCCTTGAGCGCTGCGCAGTCCGGCTGCGGGGTGGCGCTGGTGCCGCGCTACCTGGCGGCGAAGGAACTGGCCGAGGGCAGCCTGGTGATGCCGTGGAACCATGCGATGCCCAGTGCCGGGGCGCATTACCTGGCGTATGCCGAGCATGCAGCGGAGGTGCCCAAGGTGCGGGCATTGGTGGAGTGGATTCGCGAGCAGCTCTCGGCTTGA
- a CDS encoding methyl-accepting chemotaxis protein, translating to MGEALATMVEHIRSASEQVSTRARSLAGLSAGACEGMDQQSGEITSMAGAVEEFSATSMNIADNMAGTERMARDNAQQTRIGRNAMDEASRSLTQIAEALGGTATVMDSLGARSQEIGGIISVITAIAEQTNLLALNAAIEAARAGEQGRGFAVVADEVRGLAARTRQATDEISSMITSIQQQTGHAIITLEQGNQLMQEGLERNDKVAQALARIDEQSRAAGEQFAVISTATQEQSSTATVLSRNLQSIAQANGEQREVANELAFTARELEGLAAQLRQEVDRFR from the coding sequence ATGGGTGAAGCACTGGCGACCATGGTCGAGCACATCCGCAGTGCCTCCGAGCAGGTCAGTACCCGTGCACGCTCGCTGGCTGGCCTGTCGGCCGGTGCGTGCGAAGGCATGGACCAGCAATCCGGCGAAATCACCAGCATGGCCGGCGCGGTGGAAGAGTTCAGCGCCACCTCGATGAACATCGCCGACAACATGGCCGGCACCGAGCGCATGGCCCGTGACAACGCCCAGCAGACCCGCATCGGCCGCAATGCCATGGACGAGGCGTCGCGCTCGCTGACGCAGATTGCCGAGGCGCTCGGCGGTACCGCCACGGTGATGGACAGCCTGGGCGCCCGCTCGCAGGAAATCGGCGGCATCATCAGCGTGATCACCGCCATTGCCGAGCAGACCAACCTGCTGGCGCTGAATGCCGCCATCGAGGCGGCCCGTGCCGGCGAGCAGGGGCGTGGCTTCGCCGTGGTGGCCGATGAGGTGCGGGGGCTGGCTGCGCGTACCCGCCAGGCCACGGACGAGATTTCCAGCATGATCACCAGCATCCAGCAGCAGACCGGGCACGCCATCATCACGCTGGAGCAAGGCAACCAGCTGATGCAGGAAGGCCTGGAACGCAACGACAAGGTGGCCCAGGCGTTGGCGCGTATCGACGAGCAGAGCCGTGCGGCCGGTGAGCAGTTTGCCGTGATCAGTACCGCCACTCAGGAGCAGAGCAGTACCGCGACGGTGCTCAGCCGCAACCTGCAGAGCATTGCCCAGGCCAACGGCGAGCAACGCGAGGTGGCCAATGAACTGGCCTTTACCGCGCGTGAACTGGAAGGTTTGGCAGCACAGTTGCGCCAGGAAGTGGACCGCTTCCGCTGA